The DNA window GGCGTTAGGGGCGCTGAGGCTGGAGGTTGTCCACACAGCGGTCATCGCCTCCCTCAACCGGCCGTCGTGGCTTGTTACGATGCGGGCGATGGGCCCCGCCCCCTCGGCGTACCCGCGTCGGGAGGGGCGTCCACGTTCGCACCCGCTGGGAGGCACACGCCGTTGAACCAGCCCACGCCCGACACACCCTGGTATCGGTACTGGGAACGTGCGCCTGCCACTGCACCCGACGCCCGGGAGACCGGCGAGACCACCTCCGGCCACGTGCCGGTTGACAGGGCGGACGCGGGAGCCCCACCGGCGGGCGGCGGAGGGTTTCCCGTGGAACAGGGACCAGTGGGTGCCCCAGACCCCGCTATGGACCCTCCAGGCCGTTCGGACGGGGTGTGTGAGGCCCCGGAGCCCCAAGTGGCGGGTCAGGATGCCAGTGAAGGGCCTCCTGGCCAGGGGGCAGTGCCGTTTCACGTGGAACCTTCGGCGGGGGATGCCGGCGGGCCAGCATTGCGGCATGTGGAGCCGGACGACCAGGTCGCCGACGCATCGCCGCAGGCGCAGGATGCGTCGCCGTTTCACGTGGAACCTTCTGGGGGGGATGCCGGCGGGCCAGCATTGCGGCATGTGGAGCCGGACGACCAGGTCGCCNNNNNNNNNNNNNNNNNNNNNNNNNNNNNNNNNNNNNNNNNNNNNNNNNNNNNNNNNNNNNNNNNNNNNNNNNNNNNNNNNNNNNNNNNNNNNNNNNNNNGACGCATCGCCGCAGGCGAGCGACCCTCCAGCGATGTCCGTGGACCAGGGCGACGGTGGCCCCGCCAGCATGCTGTCGGCCCAGGGCGCCCCGGTGGCGCCCGCAGAATCGGGTGACGGCGCCCGTGAAGATGCGACGCAGGCCCGGGACGGCGCGGTGGTGCCNNNNNNNNNNNNNNNNNNNNNNNNNNNNNNNNNNNNNNNNNNNNNNNNNNNNNNNNNNNNNNNNNNNNNNNNNNNNNNNNNNNNNNNNNNNNNNNNNNNNCGGGTGACGGCGCCCGTGAAGATGCGACGCAGGCCCGGGACGGCGCGGTGGTGCCCGCAGAATCGGACGATGGCGCCCGTGAAGATGCGACGCAGGCCCGGGACGGCGCGGTGGCGCCTGCAGAACCGGGCGATGGCGCTCCCGTGGATTCGCCGCCAGCGCACGATGAGCCGCCTCCGGCGGCCTATGAGAGCCCCGGGGAGGCCATCGCTGCGGGTGTCCTCTCCCCTCACTTCGACCGCGCGCGGGTCCTGACCATCGCGAACCAGAAGGGCGGTGTGGGCAAGACCACCACCGCCGTGTCCGTCTCGGCAGCCTTGGCGGAACTCGGCTCCCGGGTCCTGCTGGTCGACCTGGATCCGCAGGGCAACGCCACGTCCGGCGTGGGCGTCAAGGTGGGGCCGACCCACCCGACCATCTACGACGTGCTGGTGGGGGGGGTGGACCTCGAGGATGCCATCGAGGCGACCAGCGTCCGGAACCTCTTCGTCGTGCCGGCCAACCTGGACCTCGCCGGCGCCGAGATCGAGCTGGTCAGCGCATTCAGCCGTGAGCAGAAGCTCCGCAACGCGCTCGAGCCGATCCGCTCGGAGTACGACATCGTCCTCATCGACTGCCCCCCGAGCCTGGGCTTGCTCACCGTCAACGCCCTCTCGGCTGGCGACGGCCTCTTGGTCCCGATCCAGTGCGAGTACTACGCCCTCGAGGGTTTGGGGGCCTTGCGCCGCAACGCGGACCTGATCCGCGCCCAGCTCAACCCCGATCTCGATATCACCGGCTTCGTGCTCACGATGCTGGATGCGCGCACCCGGCTGAGCCAGCAGGTGGTCGACGAGGTCCGCACGCACTTCGGGGACAAGGTGTTCAACAGCCGGATCCCGCGCTCCGTCAGGCTCGCGGAGGCTCCCGGCTTCGGGCAGCCGATCACGGTGTTTGACCCGGGTTCCCGGGGCTCCATGGCCTACCGTCGCCTGGCCGCCGAGCTACTTCAGCGCCTCGTCACCAATGGACCACCGCCTGACCGGCGGACGGAAGGAGCACCGGCATGAGCAGCAGACCGAGTGGGCTGGGCCGGGGCCTGGGAGCCCTGATCCCTTCCGCAGCACCGGGATCAAGCGGTCTGCTGAGCCTGCGGTTGACCGCGATCGTGCCGAATCCGCGCCAACCGCGGGGGGTCTTCGACGACACCGCGCTGGAGGAGCTCGCGCACTCCCTGCGGGAGATCGGGGTGTTGCAGCCGGTCCTGGTCCGCCCCGCCGGGGAGGGACGCTTCGAGCTGATCGCCGGGGAGCGGCGCGTTCGTGCCGCCCGGTTGGCCGGGCTGGAGGAGATCCCCGCGGTCGTGCGCGACTCTCGGGACAACGACCTGCTCACCGAGGCGCTGGTGGAGAACCTCCATCGCAGTGACCTCAACCCCCTGGAGGAGGCGGCCGCGTACCAGCAACTGCTCGATGACTTCGGCATGACCCACGACGCGCTCGCCGGGAAGCTCGGCAAGTCCCGGTCGGCCATCTCCAACGCCCTGCGGCTCCTGAATCTGCCTGTCGGGCTGCAGCAGGCGGTCGCCGGCGGCGCGCTGTCCGCCGGCCACGCCCGTGCGATCCTGGGTCTTGATGACCGTGACCGCCAGGAGCAGGTGGGACGGCGGGTCGTGGCCGAGGGGTTGTCGGTCCGTGCGACCGAGGACCTGGTCCGTGCTTTGCTCGCTGCGGCTGTAGCCGACGACGCGGGCGAGGAGGATCAGGGCACGGGGCGGCGGCAGTTCCCCTCCCCCTATGACGGGCTCCAACGCCGGTTGAGCGATGTCCTCGCGACACGGGTTCGCATCGCCGGGACGCCGTCACGGGGCACGGTCGTCATCGACTACGCCGGGCAGGAGGATCTGGAGCGTCTCCTGGGCGTGCTCACTCGCGGGACAGGCGAGGACCTCCTCAGCGAACCAGCCTGAGACGTGAACCGCCGGAGCGCCAGCGGAGGCGATTCTCCGCTGTGCGGGGTGTGGCGGTCGTGCAGCGACCGCCCTGGATGCTGACCCCGGGACGTTCGGTTGCGCTGGACGAGAAGGGGCCTTTGACCAGGCAGAATGCGCTCAGACGGCCGCTGTGGCCCGCTGAGCGACCGTCTTGGGTGATGGGATGGCTGCGGTGGGCCCCTGCGACCTCGTTCCCGGCCCACTGTCGGCTGGTGCGGCTGGCTCGGTGGGCGGATGGCGGTCGGCGCGGTGGGCGGATGGCGGCGGGCGGATGGCGGTCGGCGCGGTGGGCGGATGGCGCGGCGGGCGGCGGGCGGATGGCGCGGCGGGCGGATGGCGGCCGGCGCCACCGGCGCGGTCGGTCGGCGCCGAGGCGGATTGATACCGCTCGCACAGTGCGGAGAAGTCCCAACCCCGGCCTGGGCAGCCATGGCAGCAGGGAGGTCTCGGTCATGCCGGGGCAGATGTCAACCTCCACCTGAGGTGCAGGCCGCGCCGTCGTTTCACGTGGAACGAGATGGCCGTGGCCGCGCCCAGTGCCGTCGGCACATGGACAATCCGGCGTGGCACGCAGGACCGGGCGAGAACTCCCGAGGGGCGCCGGGTATAGCTGGACCCGCAGGGCACATCTGGGGTCAGCATGGCGCCGAGCCATCCGACCGCTCCGCGCCCTGGTGGGTGCAGGGATCCGAGGTGCAACCGGACCCCGCACCCGACGGAGCCACCAGGTGGGCAAGGCCCATGGACTGCTTCGGAAACCAGCGTGCGCACCAGCCGGATGCACCACCGGCATGAGTTCACCCGAGTGGGTTCGGTGGGACTCACGCGCGGGGCCGGCGAGGCTCTCCTCAGTGAGCCCGGCCTGGCGCCACGGGAACCGCTCCTGCGCGGCACCCGAAGGTCAGCTGACCAGCGAGAACGCACTCAGACGGCTGCCGTGGCCCGCCGGGCGACCGCCCGGGGTTCATGGGTGGCCCCTGCGGCCCACCGTGTGGCCCGCCGGGCGACCGCCCCGGTCGGGGAGAGCTACGAGCGGCTGATGACGCGCGCCTGCGGCGCGGTCGGCTGGGCGACGAGGCGGATGATCCGCTCGCACAGCGCGGCGAAGTCCCAGCCTCCGGCTTGGGCGGCCATCGGCAGCAGGGACGTCTCGGTCATGCCCGGGCACGTGTCGAGCTCGAGGAGCCATGGCTGCCCAGCCTCGTCCACGATCATGTCGGCACGGCTCACGTGACGGCAACCCACCATCTCGTAGGCCGCGACCGCGACCTCGCGGCATCGTTGCAGCACCGGCTCGTCCAGACGTGCCGGGGCGAAGAACTCCGTGGCGCCGTGGGTGTAGCGCGCGGCGAAGTCGTAGGTGCCCGCCCGCGGCACGATCTCCACTGCGGGCAACGGCTCGCCGTCCACGACCGAGACCGCAACCTCGGCTCCCGCCACGAAGCGCTCGATGAGGACCACCTCGTGGTAGCTGAAGGCGGTGACCAGAGCCGCGGCCAGGTCGCCGCCCGCTTCGACCCGGCGCACCCCCATGGAGGCCCCGCCCTGGGAGGGCTTGACCACCAGGTCGTCGCCCAGGCGCTCCGCGACCCGTCCCAGGGCGCGGGCAGCGCCCATGTCCTGGATGGCGTCGGCGGACACCGCCACCCAGTCGGGGGTGGGGATGCTCGCCCGAGTGAGCAGCCCCTTGCACACGCCCTTGTCCCAGGCGATCGCGGACGCGATCGTGTCGGGGCCGGTGTAGGGCAGGTCGAGCAGCTCCAGCAGGCCCTGGATGGTGCCGTCCTCGCCGGCCTTGCCGTGCAGGGCCAGGTAGCAGACGTCGACGTCGGCCTCCAGCAGGCGGTCGACCAGGCCCTCGTCCAGGTCCAGCCGGGTCACGTGGTGGCCGCGGTCCGCGAGCGCCTCGGCGACACGGCGGCCCGAACGCAGGCTGACCTCCCGCTCGAGGGAGAGCCCGCCGGCCAGGACGGCCACGCGCAGCGCCGCGGAGCTCATCGCCGGCCTCCCCGGCCCGGCGGGGGCTCGCGATGCGGTGGCTCGGGGTGCAGCGCCCGGACGAGTCCGACCTCGGCACGGATGACCTC is part of the Egibacteraceae bacterium genome and encodes:
- a CDS encoding ParB/RepB/Spo0J family partition protein, with product MSSRPSGLGRGLGALIPSAAPGSSGLLSLRLTAIVPNPRQPRGVFDDTALEELAHSLREIGVLQPVLVRPAGEGRFELIAGERRVRAARLAGLEEIPAVVRDSRDNDLLTEALVENLHRSDLNPLEEAAAYQQLLDDFGMTHDALAGKLGKSRSAISNALRLLNLPVGLQQAVAGGALSAGHARAILGLDDRDRQEQVGRRVVAEGLSVRATEDLVRALLAAAVADDAGEEDQGTGRRQFPSPYDGLQRRLSDVLATRVRIAGTPSRGTVVIDYAGQEDLERLLGVLTRGTGEDLLSEPA
- a CDS encoding D-alanine--D-alanine ligase, producing MSSAALRVAVLAGGLSLEREVSLRSGRRVAEALADRGHHVTRLDLDEGLVDRLLEADVDVCYLALHGKAGEDGTIQGLLELLDLPYTGPDTIASAIAWDKGVCKGLLTRASIPTPDWVAVSADAIQDMGAARALGRVAERLGDDLVVKPSQGGASMGVRRVEAGGDLAAALVTAFSYHEVVLIERFVAGAEVAVSVVDGEPLPAVEIVPRAGTYDFAARYTHGATEFFAPARLDEPVLQRCREVAVAAYEMVGCRHVSRADMIVDEAGQPWLLELDTCPGMTETSLLPMAAQAGGWDFAALCERIIRLVAQPTAPQARVISRS
- a CDS encoding ParA family protein, with translation GDGAREDATQARDGAVVPAESDDGAREDATQARDGAVAPAEPGDGAPVDSPPAHDEPPPAAYESPGEAIAAGVLSPHFDRARVLTIANQKGGVGKTTTAVSVSAALAELGSRVLLVDLDPQGNATSGVGVKVGPTHPTIYDVLVGGVDLEDAIEATSVRNLFVVPANLDLAGAEIELVSAFSREQKLRNALEPIRSEYDIVLIDCPPSLGLLTVNALSAGDGLLVPIQCEYYALEGLGALRRNADLIRAQLNPDLDITGFVLTMLDARTRLSQQVVDEVRTHFGDKVFNSRIPRSVRLAEAPGFGQPITVFDPGSRGSMAYRRLAAELLQRLVTNGPPPDRRTEGAPA